One Mercurialis annua linkage group LG3, ddMerAnnu1.2, whole genome shotgun sequence DNA window includes the following coding sequences:
- the LOC126674722 gene encoding aspartic proteinase CDR1-like, whose amino-acid sequence MAASISALAFVTLIFSTTLISIEAAKSGFSIDLIARDSPKSPFYNPDETPTQRILNSFRRSITRVSRFSPTKDSEIAPSSAESDVITNQGEYLMTFSLGTPAFDILAIADTGSDLIWTQCKPCNDCYEQDAPLFDPKASKTYRDFSCNTSQCGLLEGSSSCDSDKICSYNYNYGDKSFSNGNIASDVITLGSTSGRPVLVPKALIGCGHNNKGTFNSKGSGIVGLGGGKISLISQLGSEIDGKFSYCLVPVTSNSTNSSKLNFGSNGIVSGHGVQSTPLVSKNPDTFYFLTLEAISVGTNRIEFPGSSFGDSEGNIIIDSGTTLTLLPQGFYSDLSSAVQDQISASPVDDPSGILSLCYKIDEDLKIPEITVHFTDADVKLQALNTFIQVSDDVVCFAFNPVSSGAIFGNLSQMNFLVGYDLEGKTVSFKPTDCTKN is encoded by the coding sequence ATGGCAGCTTCAATTTCTGCTCTAGCTTTTGTTACACTTATTTTTTCTACTACATTAATCTCTATTGAAGCAGCCAAATCAGGGTTTAGCATAGACTTAATTGCTAGAGATTCACCAAAATCACCCTTCTACAATCCTGATGAAACACCTACTCAGCGTATTTTGAATTCGTTCCGTCGATCAATAACCCGTGTTAGTCGTTTTAGCCCAACGAAAGATTCTGAAATCGCTCCTAGTTCTGCTGAATCTGATGTGATTACAAATCAAGGTGAGTACTTAATGACATTTTCACTTGGAACACCAGCTTTTGATATTTTAGCAATTGCTGATACAGGCAGTGACCTGATTTGGACACAATGTAAGCCTTGCAATGATTGTTATGAGCAAGATGCTCCACTTTTCGATCCGAAAGCTTCGAAAACATACCGAGACTTTTCTTGCAACACAAGTCAATGCGGTTTATTAGAAGGTTCATCAAGTTGTGATTCTGATAAAATCTgtagttataattataattatggaGACAAATCTTTTAGTAATGGAAATATTGCTTCTGATGTTATTACATTAGGGTCTACTTCAGGTAGGCCTGTCTTGGTTCCCAAGGCTCTGATTGGCTGCGGGCATAATAATAAAGGTACTTTTAATTCCAAGGGTTCAGGAATTGTTGGCCTTGGTGGGGGTAAAATTTCACTTATTTCTCAATTGGGTTCTGAAATTGATGGGAAGTTTTCTTACTGTTTAGTCCCTGTTACTTCAAATTCTACAAATTCATCCAAATTGAATTTCGGAAGTAACGGAATTGTGTCCGGACATGGAGTCCAGTCAACTCCTCTGGTCTCTAAAAATCCTGACACTTTCTATTTCCTTACGCTCGAAGCAATAAGTGTCGGAACCAACAGAATCGAATTTCCGGGATCCTCTTTTGGAGATTCCGAAGGAAACATAATCATCGACTCTGGAACAACTTTGACATTGCTTCCTCAGGGTTTTTACTCAGATTTGTCTTCAGCAGTACAGGATCAGATTTCCGCTTCGCCTGTCGACGACCCGAGTGGAATTCTGAGCCTTTGCTATAAAATTGATGAAGATCTTAAGATTCCAGAAATTACAGTTCATTTTACGGATGCAGATGTGAAATTGCAGGCTCTGAACACATTTATTCAGGTTTCTGATGATGTTGTGTGCTTTGCTTTTAATCCTGTTAGTTCTGGTGCAATTTTTGGGAACTTGTCACAGATGAATTTCTTGGTCGGGTATGATCTTGAAGGGAAAACTGTGTCGTTTAAGCCTACTGATTGCACTAAGAATTAG
- the LOC126671050 gene encoding xylulose 5-phosphate/phosphate translocator, chloroplastic — MLTLNLTQLSPVTFSIINHHKYPTYASSFTNPNPQIRTQKQTKPISQICALPNKVSIFTPIYGYPSGFCSKPRSFLTKSAAADSGSTSDEKNGEVSKPENKTSKLALVFGFWYFQNIVFNIFNKKALNVFPYPWFLASFQLFVGSIWMLILWTLKLQPCPKTSKPFIIALLGPALFHTIGHISACVSFSKVAVSFTHVIKSSEPVFSVIFSSLLGDTYPLNVWLSILPIVLGCSLAAVTEVSFNLGGLWGALISNVGFVFRNIYSKKSLQSFKEVNGLNLYGWISIISLFYLFPVAVFVEGSQWIQGYHKAIETVGQSSTFYLWVMLSGVFYHLYNQSSYQALDDISPLTFSVGNTMKRVVVIISTVLVFRNPVRPLNAVGSAVAILGTFLYSQASAKKTNKPEGEKKN, encoded by the coding sequence ATGCTTACTTTGAACCTAACTCAACTCTCTCCTGTCACTTTCTCTATAATCAATCACCATAAGTACCCAACATATGCTTCATCTTTCACAAATCCTAACCCTCAAATCAGAACACAAAAGCAAACTAAACCCATCTCTCAAATTTGTGCATTACCTAACAAAGTCTCAATCTTTACCCCAATCTATGGCTACCCATCTGGGTTTTGCTCGAAGCCCAGATCTTTTCTCACTAAATCAGCAGCAGCTGATTCTGGTTCAACCTCAGATGAAAAAAATGGTGAAGTTTCAAAGCCTGAGAATAAAACTTCAAAGCTTGCACTTGTCTTTGGTTTCTGGTACTTCCAAAACATTGTGTTCAACATTTTTAACAAGAAAGCTTTGAATGTTTTCCCATATCCATGGTTTCTTGCTTCTTTTCAGCTCTTTGTTGGCTCTATTTGGATGTTAATTTTATGGACATTGAAGCTCCAACCATGTCCCAAGACTTCAAAACCCTTCATTATTGCTCTTCTTGGCCCTGCATTGTTTCACACTATAGGTCACATATCAGCCTGTGTTTCATTCTCTAAAGTTGCTGTTTCATTCACTCATGTAATTAAGTCATCAGAGCCTGTTTTTTCTGTTATATTCTCTTCATTGCTTGGTGATACTTACCCTTTAAATGTCTGGCTCTCTATCCTTCCTATTGTGCTTGGTTGTTCCCTTGCAGCTGTCACTGAAGTGTCCTTCAATTTGGGAGGGTTGTGGGGTGCTTTGATTAGCAATGTAGGGTTTGTGTTTAGGAACATTTACTCTAAAAAGAGTCTGCAAAGCTTCAAGGAAGTAAATGGACTTAACTTGTATGGATGGATTAGTATAATCTCGTTGTTTTATCTGTTTCCTGTTGCGGTTTTCGTCGAAGGGTCTCAATGGATTCAGGGATACCATAAGGCAATTGAAACTGTTGGGCAGTCATCAACTTTTTATTTGTGGGTGATGCTGTCTGGTGTTTTTTATCATCTTTATAATCAGTCGTCGTACCAGGCGCTTGATGACATTAGTCCCTTGACGTTTTCGGTTGGTAACACAATGAAGAGAGTGGTGGTGATTATTTCTACTGTCTTGGTGTTTAGGAATCCTGTTAGACCTTTGAATGCCGTTGGTTCAGCCGTTGCGATATTGGGGACTTTCCTTTACTCTCAAGCATCTGCTAAGAAAACCAACAAACCTGAAGGTGAGAAGAAGAATTAG
- the LOC126671633 gene encoding aspartic proteinase CDR1-like, with protein MILIFPETLTLIVMAYLSLFLLALSIIFLTISLSGFSLVQAEKISFTSELIHRDSPNSPFFNASETYATRLAKAVQRSADRASQLSSLLSNSITAAEFSAAIVNGDFLMRISIGRPPTELLVNVATGSDLVWIPCLSLRSCTQNCNLRFFDSTKSSTYENVPCDSYRCRITTGTACQISNCVLSCNSRYPESCPDGNVAMDTLTLNSTTGQAFMFPNTGFVCGNLIAGDYPGIGMLGLGRGSLSLLSRINHLIDGKFAHCIVPYSSEQTSKIRFGEKAAVSGNGMFSTPLITNRGLQSYNLNIYGMSVGNESVVTGGYGSYDYLNGLGIDSGTMFTSFPNFIYSEIESRVRYAMQQEPLNQDPTRRLRLCYRYTPEFNPPIIRMFLQGGIVELSGYNSFIRMGEDTICLAFAISDSDHDAVLGYWQMTNFLIGYDLDESYLSFKKTDCTKY; from the coding sequence atgattttgatttttccTGAAACACTAACTCTAATCGTTATGGCGTATCTTTCGCTTTTCTTGCTTGCTCTATCAATAATTTTCTTGACAATTTCTCTGTCAGGATTTTCACTTGTTCAAGCAGAAAAAATTAGTTTCACTAGTGAACTCATACACAGGGATTCGCCAAATTCTCCATTCTTCAATGCTTCAGAAACTTACGCGACTCGCTTGGCAAAAGCCGTACAACGTTCTGCTGATAGAGCAAGTCAGCTCAGCAGTTTACTTTCCAACTCAATTACTGCAGCAGAATTTTCAGCAGCCATAGTTAATGGTGATTTTCTGATGAGAATATCGATCGGTAGGCCTCCAACTGAGCTACTAGTCAATGTAGCTACAGGTAGTGATCTTGTATGGATACCTTGTCTATCCCTCAGATCGTGTACTCAAAACTGCAACCTTCGATTCTTTGATTCGACAAAATCCTCCACTTATGAGAACGTTCCATGTGATTCCTATCGATGCCGGATCACAACCGGAACTGCCTGCCAAATTTCTAATTGTGTTTTGTCATGTAACTCTAGGTATCCGGAATCCTGTCCTGACGGAAACGTCGCGATGGACACTTTAACCTTAAATTCCACAACAGGTCAAGCCTTTATGTTTCCAAACACGGGTTTCGTGTGTGGAAATCTCATCGCCGGAGACTATCCTGGAATCGGCATGCTAGGTCTCGGACGTGGCTCGCTTTCTTTACTTAGCAGAATCAATCATCTAATTGATGGAAAGTTTGCTCATTGTATAGTTCCATATTCATCAGAACAGACGAGTAAAATAAGGTTTGGTGAGAAAGCTGCAGTTTCAGGAAACGGCATGTTTTCGACGCCGTTGATTACAAACAGAGGCTTACAGAGTTACAACCTGAATATTTACGGAATGAGTGTCGGAAATGAAAGTGTTGTAACGGGCGGTTACGGAAGTTACGATTATCTGAATGGACTTGGAATTGATTCAGGAACAATGTTCACTTCTTTTCCAAATTTTATCTATAGTGAAATAGAATCAAGAGTCCGCTATGCGATGCAGCAAGAACCGCTAAATCAGGATCCGACTCGAAGACTAAGACTCTGCTATAGATATACTCCTGAATTCAATCCTCCGATTATCAGAATGTTTTTACAAGGCGGAATTGTGGAATTAAGTGgttataattcatttatcagAATGGGTGAAGACACAATTTGTCTAGCTTTTGCCATTTCGGATTCCGATCATGATGCTGTTCTTGGATACTGGCAAATGACAAATTTCCTGATAGGGTATGATCTTGATGAAAGTTATTTATCTTTCAAGAAGACAGATTGCACCAAATACTAA
- the LOC126672178 gene encoding aspartic proteinase CDR1-like: protein MAFLKLFFIVTICLSNLGFLINAHPGFSLDLINRESPDSPFYNPDETPAQRLAKAMNRSLDRFHHLDSVQFRDHLNTNVQSEIAFYQGEYLVKIAIGVPPTTIIAIADTGSDLIWTQCLPCNKCLQQDAPPYDPSKSITYRTINCNSTKCKNIPATHCSFDGTSTCKYAINYGDTSFTNGDMACDTITLGSSAGLHILLPKAIIGCGHDNGGKTFTSKVSGIVGLGGGSISLVSQLQPLTGGSKFSYCLVPYTSAETSNSSKLSFGAMATVAGDGVVVTPLFPRAQKTFYYVKLEAISVDAKRIEFFGLKPTGNQQNGNMIVDTGTTMTLLPGPLFAELETEVENVVRGKRFEVASGFPKICYYADSIVKLPQITLHFTGADLVLSSYNSFIDAQENVLCFTFNPLDIGVDFAILGNMAQTNFLIGYDQQKQTVSFKKTDCAIH, encoded by the coding sequence ATGGcattcttaaaattattttttatcgtCACAATCTGCCTTTCCAACTTAGGGTTTCTCATAAATGCCCACCCCGGATTTAGTTTGGACTTGATCAATAGAGAATCACCGGATTCTCCATTTTACAATCCCGACGAGACTCCGGCGCAACGCTTAGCTAAAGCTATGAATCGGTCGTTGGATCGTTTTCATCATTTAGATTCGGTACAATTTAGAGATCATCTAAACACAAATGTCCAGTCTGAAATCGCGTTTTATCAGGGTGAGTATCTCGTCAAGATAGCGATAGGCGTCCCGCCCACGACCATTATAGCTATAGCCGACACGGGCAGTGACCTTATTTGGACACAATGCCTACCATGTAACAAATGTCTTCAGCAAGACGCGCCGCCGTATGATCCAAGCAAATCCATAACTTACAGAACCATAAATTGCAATTCgacaaaatgtaaaaatattCCAGCAACTCATTGCTCATTTGATGGAACTAGCACTTGTAAATATGCAATTAATTATGGAGATACTTCATTTACTAATGGAGACATGGCTTGTGATACTATTACTTTAGGTTCATCGGCTGGTTTGCATATTTTATTACCTAAAGCAATCATTGGTTGCGGACATGATAACGGAGGAAAAACATTCACTTCCAAGGTTTCAGGAATTGTCGGACTTGGAGGTGGTTCCATTTCTCTTGTGTCTCAGTTACAACCTTTGACTGGTGGGTCTAAATTCTCTTACTGCTTGGTTCCGTACACCTCGGCTGAAACTTCTAACTCAAGTAAACTCAGTTTCGGAGCAATGGCGACAGTTGCAGGTGACGGAGTTGTAGTCACTCCGTTATTTCCGAGAGCTCAAAAAACATTTTACTATGTGAAACTAGAAGCAATCAGCGTTGATGCTAAACGAATCGAGTTCTTCGGTTTAAAACCCACTGGTAATCAACAAAATGGAAACATGATTGTCGATACCGGAACTACAATGACGTTACTCCCCGGTCCGCTTTTCGCAGAACTCGAAACAGAAGTCGAAAATGTTGTCCGAGGGAAAAGATTTGAAGTAGCAAGCGGATTTCCGAAAATTTGCTACTACGCAGATTCTATCGTCAAATTACCGCAAATAACACTTCATTTTACGGGTGCAGATTTGGTGCTGAGCAGTTATAATTCATTCATTGATGCTCAAGAAAATGTTTTGTGCTTCACTTTTAACCCTTTGGATATTGGTGTTGATTTTGCAATTCTTGGGAATATGGCACAAACTAATTTCTTGATTGGGTATGACCAACAAAAGCAAACTGTTTCTTTCAAGAAAACTGATTGTGCCATTCACTAA
- the LOC126671048 gene encoding protein NUCLEAR FUSION DEFECTIVE 4-like — translation MAEESRRWMVLIATTWIQAFTGTNFDFSAYSSTLKSVLGISQVQLNYLAMASDMGKAFGWCSGLSLMHFPIWCVMFMAAFMGLFGYGLQWLLMARFITLPYVLVFLLCLTAGCSICWFNTVCYVLCIRNFATNRALALSLTISFNGVTAALYTLIAHAIDIKNNTVYLLLNAVVPLFVSILALFPILRQPPFQQLSQDATRRDSCIFLVLNILAVFTGLYLLLLNSLSSIAYIARILLVGAVLLLFLPLCLPGLVYARDWARHNLFARFHSFNSSLNFVTADDFELVKGLIGNENRTNSGGDSYSMIEQEGCFGCFGRVMEKNRLAMLGEEHSARVLVRKWDFWLYYFSYFCGATIGLVYSNNLGQIAQSMGYHKNLGSLVTLYSTCSFFGRLLSAAPDFLRDKVYFARTGWLAVGIVPTPIAFFLLVASGSEEALRVCTALVGLSSGFVFAASVSVTSELFGPSSAGVNHNILITNIPIGSLLYGLLAALVYDANAGSTNLLETLVGKELVCMGRKCYLKTFIVWGCISLVGLVSSFILFLRTKHAYNLFERRRNLPQSS, via the exons ATGGCAGAAGAATCAAGAAGATGGATGGTATTGATAGCAACAACATGGATACAAGCATTTACAGGCACAAATTTTGACTTCTCAGCATATTCTTCTACGTTAAAATCTGTTCTTGGCATTTCTCAGGTTCAGCTGAATTACTTGGCTATGGCTTCCGATATGGGGAAGGCGTTCGGTTGGTGTTCGGGTTTATCGTTAATGCATTTTCCGATATGGTGTGTGATGTTCATGGCTGCTTTTATGGGGCTGTTCGGGTATGGTCTGCAATGGCTTTTGATGGCTAGATTCATCACTCTGCCTTATGTTCTG GTATTTCTCCTATGTTTGACAGCAGGATGCAGCATCTGCTGGTTCAACACAGTGTGCTATGTTCTATGCATAAGAAACTTCGCAACCAACAGAGCACTAGCACTGTCCCTCACTATCAGTTTCAATGGAGTTACAGCCGCACTTTATACCCTCATAGCACATGCAATAGACATTAAAAATAACACTGTTTACCTCCTGTTAAATGCAGTTGTCCCTCTGTTTGTTTCCATCCTTGCGCTGTTCCCTATCCTTCGCCAACCTCCTTTTCAGCAACTCTCTCAAGATGCCACTCGTCGCGATTCCTGCATTTTTCTCGTCCTCAACATTTTAGCCGTATTCACTGGTCTATACCTTTTGCTTCTGAATTCACTATCCTCAATTGCATATATAGCACGCATCCTTCTCGTGGGTGCTGTTCTTCTATTATTCCTTCCCTTGTGCTTGCCTGGACTTGTGTATGCGCGGGATTGGGCTAGGCATAATCTCTTTGCGAGGTTCCATTCCTTTAACTCAAGCCTCAACTTTGTTACTGCTGATGATTTCGAGCTTGTTAAGGGACTCATTGGAAATGAAAATAGAACCAACTCCGGTGGAGATTCCTATAGCATGATAGAGCAAGAAGGATGTTTTGGTTGTTTTGGTAGGGTAATGGAAAAAAATAGGTTAGCTATGCTTGGTGAAGAGCATTCAGCTCGAGTTCTTGTGCGCAAGTGGGATTTCTGGCTTTATTATTTTTCGTATTTCTGCGGAGCGACAATAGGGCTGGTTTATAGTAACAATCTCGGACAGATTGCGCAGTCAATGGGATACCACAAAAACCTTGGTTCACTCGTTACCCTCTACTCAACATGCTCATTCTTTGGTCGGTTGCTCTCAGCTGCCCCAGATTTCCTCCGTGA CAAGGTGTACTTTGCGAGGACTGGGTGGCTAGCAGTGGGGATTGTGCCAACACCGATTGCCTTCTTTTTGCTCGTCGCATCAGGCAGCGAAGAAGCATTGCGCGTGTGCACAGCATTGGTAGGGTTAAGCTCCGGGTTTGTATTTGCAGCATCTGTGTCGGTCACATCTGAGCTATTTGGTCCAAGCAGTGCTGGGGTCAACCACAACATCCTCATCACCAACATCCCCATTGGATCACTACTTTACGGGCTTCTTGCAGCTCTTGTGTACGATGCCAATGCAGGAAGCACCAACCTGCTGGAGACGCTGGTGGGGAAAGAATTGGTGTGCATGGGAAGGAAATGCTACTTGAAGACCTTCATAGTGTGGGGTTGCATTTCTCTTGTAGGACTAGTCTCAAGTTTTATACTTTTCCTGCGGACCAAACACGCTTACAATCTTTTTGAAAGAAGGCGAAATCTTCCACAGTCGTCTTAG
- the LOC126671051 gene encoding AUGMIN subunit 7, producing the protein MAAKQMEEIQKKLGKLKYGRANAPAQSLLFAGMERYALLEWLFFKLLGDKSPFSQQNLQGDAMVGDEETARIQRLADIAKFLGITTTIDTEAIQGRGSYEDRTEMLHLLVDLVEASIYADNPEWSIDEQVAKDIQLIDSIAEKQALIFSEECKLFPADVQIQSIYPLPDVSELENKLSEQSKILLNLQQKVDDLASKHAYNPDEEYTEVESQLRAHLESFLETARQFNVIYTKEIRPWTHMMEVPQLHGFGPAANRLLEAYKMLLKFLGNLRNLRDSHAALAVGPSETIAGEPSSVTRIISECESALTFLNRDLGVLSASIAREGGNDVTL; encoded by the exons atggcggCGAAGCAAATGGAAGAGATTCAAAAGAAATTAGGGAAGTTGAAATACGGAAGAGCAAATGCACCTGCTCAGTCTCTTCTCTTCGCCGGCATGGAGCGTTACGCTCTTCTCGAATGGCTCTTCTTCAA GCTGTTGGGTGATAAATCCCCATTCTCACAGCAAAATCTGCAAGGAGATGCTATGGTTGGTGACGAAGAGACTGCTCGTATTCAAC GTTTAGcagacattgccaagtttcttGGTATCACTACAACCATAGATACTGAAGCCATCCAA GGGCGAGGAAGTTATGAAGACCGAACTGAAATGCTTCATCTATTAGTTGATCTTGTGGAGGCTAGCATATACGCTGACAATCCAGAATGGAG TATTGACGAGCAGGTGGCTAAAGACATACAACTAATAGATTCTATAGCTGAGAAACAAGCTTTGATTTTCTCGGAAGAATGCAAATTGTTCCCAGCAGATGTGCAAATTCAATCTATATATCCCCT GCCTGATGTGTCTGAGCTGGAAAATAAACTTTCAGAACAATCAAAGATACTTTTGAATCTTCAGCAGAAAGTTGATGATTTGGCATCAAAG CATGCTTACAATCCAGATGAGGAATATACAGAAGTGGAATCCCAACTGCGGGCACATTTGGAATCTTTTCTAGAAACTGCAAGACAGTTCAATGTGATTTACACCAAG GAAATTCGCCCATGGACGCACATGATGGAGGTGCCACAGCTTCATGGCTTTGGGCCAGCTGCCAATCGTTTGTTGGAGGCGTACAAAATGCTTTTGAAG TTTCTGGGGAACTTGAGGAATCTCAGAGACTCGCATGCAGCTCTTGCTGTTGGGCCGTCTGAAACAATAGCCGGTGAGCCCTCGTCTGTTACAAGAATAATTTCTGAGTGTGAATCTGCCTTGACATTCTTAAATCGTGATCTTGGAGTTTTGTCGGCTTCAATTGCACGTGAAGGAGGAAATGATGTGACCTTATGA